A portion of the Corynebacterium heidelbergense genome contains these proteins:
- the hisG gene encoding ATP phosphoribosyltransferase has translation MLRVAVPNKGSLSEAATEILREAGYATRGDSKALTVVDQDNGVQFYFLRPKDIAIYIASGHLDLGITGRDLAADTREEVAELLPMGFGGSTFRYAAPAGEGWTVERLAGKRIATSYPNLVRRDLNKRGIDAQVIRLDGAVEISIRLGVADAIGDVVSTGRTLRQQGLEPFGEPLCVSEAILVGRVGEPVSEEQQVLIKRIEGILHAHNYVMLDYNVPRTALAQVKAITPGLSAPTVSPLADDNWVAVRAMVPRKEANSVMDELSAVGAEAILATDIRIARI, from the coding sequence ATGCTTCGCGTCGCCGTTCCCAATAAAGGATCCCTCTCAGAAGCCGCCACCGAAATCCTCAGGGAGGCCGGTTACGCCACCCGCGGGGACTCCAAGGCCCTCACCGTCGTGGACCAGGACAACGGCGTGCAGTTCTACTTCCTGCGGCCGAAAGACATCGCCATCTACATCGCCTCTGGTCACCTCGACCTGGGGATCACCGGCCGGGACCTCGCCGCCGACACGCGCGAGGAGGTCGCCGAGCTGTTGCCGATGGGATTCGGCGGCTCCACCTTCCGCTACGCGGCGCCCGCGGGGGAGGGGTGGACCGTGGAGCGGCTGGCCGGCAAGCGAATCGCTACGAGTTACCCCAACCTGGTCCGCCGCGACCTCAACAAACGCGGGATCGATGCCCAGGTCATCCGCCTGGACGGGGCAGTGGAGATCTCCATCCGGCTGGGGGTGGCGGACGCCATCGGGGACGTGGTCTCCACGGGTCGCACCCTGCGTCAACAGGGGCTGGAGCCCTTCGGGGAGCCCCTGTGCGTGTCCGAGGCGATCCTCGTCGGGCGGGTCGGGGAGCCCGTCAGCGAGGAACAGCAGGTCCTCATCAAGCGCATCGAGGGGATCCTGCACGCCCACAACTACGTCATGCTGGACTACAACGTGCCCCGCACGGCCCTGGCACAGGTGAAGGCAATCACGCCGGGGTTGTCGGCGCCCACTGTGTCCCCGCTCGCCGATGACAACTGGGTGGCCGTGCGGGCCATGGTCCCCCGCAAGGAGGCCAACTCCGTCATGGACGAGCTTTCCGCCGTGGGGGCAGAGGCGATTCTCGCCACCGACATTCGCATCGCGCGCATCTAA
- a CDS encoding Sir2 family NAD-dependent protein deacetylase, protein MRRRLDPVHLAHQSALRSIARVVTATAEPSEPEGAARDIANLLRGQGVLVLTGAGVSTDSGIPDYRGPGGSLTRHRPMTCQEFRYDPAASHRYWARSFVGWRHMAAALPNQAHFALAELEAHGAIQGVITQNVDGLHRAAGSRNVLALHGDLATVMCLACGHREQRRDLDTRLERANPGYVDSIRLDPSQLNPDGDVSLRDSSVQRFRMVGCRECGSVLLKPDVVYFGEPVPPERKQAAADQLLRARALLVVGSSLAVMSGFRMVLDAQKAEKPVAVINGGPGRADDRVDVLWRTPVIPAFHRLLDELDL, encoded by the coding sequence GTGCGCCGACGCCTGGACCCCGTTCACTTAGCCCACCAATCCGCGCTGCGCTCTATCGCGCGCGTCGTCACCGCCACCGCGGAACCCAGCGAGCCGGAAGGGGCCGCCCGGGACATTGCGAACCTGCTGCGCGGCCAGGGCGTCCTCGTGCTTACCGGAGCCGGGGTTTCCACGGATTCCGGAATCCCCGACTACCGCGGGCCGGGCGGCTCCCTCACCCGCCATCGACCCATGACGTGTCAGGAGTTTCGGTACGACCCGGCGGCCTCCCACCGCTACTGGGCCCGCTCCTTCGTGGGGTGGCGGCACATGGCCGCGGCGCTTCCCAATCAAGCCCACTTCGCCCTCGCTGAGCTCGAGGCCCACGGGGCCATCCAGGGGGTCATTACCCAGAACGTGGACGGGCTGCATCGGGCCGCGGGTAGCCGGAACGTCCTGGCGCTCCACGGGGACCTCGCAACGGTCATGTGTTTGGCCTGCGGCCACCGTGAACAACGACGGGACTTGGACACCCGGCTGGAGCGGGCCAACCCCGGTTACGTGGACTCCATTCGTCTGGACCCCAGCCAGCTCAACCCAGACGGGGACGTGAGCCTGCGGGACAGCTCCGTCCAGCGGTTTCGCATGGTGGGATGCCGGGAATGCGGCTCGGTCCTCCTCAAACCGGACGTCGTGTACTTCGGGGAGCCCGTACCCCCGGAGCGCAAACAAGCCGCGGCCGACCAACTGCTCCGAGCCCGCGCCCTTCTCGTCGTGGGCTCCTCGCTCGCTGTCATGAGCGGGTTTCGAATGGTGCTGGACGCCCAAAAGGCCGAAAAACCCGTGGCCGTCATCAACGGCGGCCCCGGCCGGGCAGACGACCGGGTAGACGTCCTGTGGCGCACCCCGGTGATCCCGGCCTTCCACCGCCTCCTCGACGAACTAGATCTCTAA
- a CDS encoding HAD family hydrolase, which translates to MTSSADPGMRAVLWDMDGTLVDTEPLWGKATFRMAESMGRKLTAEARARTVGGTTINTVRVCAENAGIRLSPEDEQRWVQWMFAEVGKLFATGIEFRPGVQRLLAELRATEIPMALVTNTARQLTDISLATIGPEYFAVSVCADEVEHGKPAPDVYLAAARALGLKPEQCLALEDSPAGMAAATYAGARVIGVPVEPGVQTQEGITALGELFAGQTDLGNITAADLHRAYRQLHGRPHSSV; encoded by the coding sequence ATGACGAGTAGCGCCGACCCGGGGATGCGGGCTGTCCTGTGGGATATGGACGGCACCCTCGTGGACACCGAACCCCTGTGGGGCAAAGCCACCTTCCGCATGGCCGAATCCATGGGCCGTAAGCTCACCGCGGAGGCACGAGCTCGCACGGTCGGCGGCACCACGATCAACACCGTCCGCGTGTGCGCCGAGAACGCGGGAATCCGGCTCAGCCCGGAAGACGAGCAGCGCTGGGTGCAGTGGATGTTCGCAGAGGTGGGCAAACTCTTCGCCACGGGGATCGAGTTCCGCCCCGGAGTTCAGCGGCTGCTGGCGGAGCTGCGAGCGACCGAGATCCCCATGGCGCTGGTCACCAACACCGCCCGCCAACTGACGGACATCAGCCTGGCGACGATCGGCCCGGAGTACTTCGCCGTGTCCGTGTGCGCCGACGAGGTGGAGCACGGCAAACCGGCCCCGGATGTTTACCTCGCCGCCGCCCGGGCTCTCGGGCTAAAACCGGAGCAGTGCCTTGCCCTGGAGGACTCCCCGGCGGGAATGGCAGCGGCTACTTACGCCGGCGCGCGGGTCATTGGCGTCCCCGTGGAGCCGGGCGTCCAAACGCAGGAGGGCATCACCGCACTGGGCGAGCTCTTCGCGGGACAAACCGACCTGGGCAATATCACCGCCGCAGACCTCCACCGGGCCTACCGGCAACTGCACGGCCGACCGCACTCAAGTGTGTGA
- a CDS encoding RecB family exonuclease codes for MAAPQKLSLALSPSRAGDYQQCPLLYRFRAIDRLPEPKTRAQVLGTLVHAVLEQMHGLPAQERTYPAAVKLIKPTWADLLSRDREELEGVIPPEETMDFFVEARELVKGYFRMENPTGFSAEECEKYVNTTLPNGVPVRGFIDRVDIAPGGQVRVVDYKTGKKPQPKYSDQARFQMKFYALVWWRLTGTVPAQLRLMYLKVAQDLVLRPSPAELTYFERDLGELWSRILADVESGDFRPRTSKLCGWCHFQEICPAFGGTPPEYPLLRG; via the coding sequence ATGGCAGCTCCGCAGAAACTCTCCCTCGCCCTGTCCCCCAGCCGCGCCGGGGACTACCAGCAGTGCCCGTTGCTCTACCGTTTTCGCGCAATCGACCGCCTGCCGGAGCCGAAGACGCGGGCGCAGGTGCTGGGCACCCTCGTGCACGCGGTTTTGGAGCAGATGCACGGCCTGCCCGCCCAGGAGCGGACCTACCCGGCTGCGGTGAAGCTGATCAAGCCGACATGGGCGGATCTGCTGTCCCGGGATCGGGAGGAGTTGGAGGGGGTCATTCCGCCGGAGGAGACCATGGACTTCTTCGTGGAGGCCCGGGAGCTAGTGAAGGGGTACTTCCGCATGGAGAACCCCACGGGTTTTTCGGCCGAGGAGTGCGAGAAGTACGTCAACACCACCTTGCCCAACGGGGTGCCGGTCCGCGGCTTCATCGACCGGGTGGATATCGCCCCGGGCGGCCAGGTGCGCGTGGTGGACTACAAGACGGGTAAGAAGCCGCAGCCCAAGTATTCCGACCAGGCCCGGTTTCAAATGAAGTTCTACGCCCTGGTGTGGTGGCGGCTGACGGGGACGGTGCCGGCCCAGTTGCGCTTGATGTACCTCAAGGTGGCGCAGGACCTGGTGTTGCGGCCCAGCCCCGCGGAGCTGACATATTTCGAGCGGGACCTAGGCGAGCTGTGGTCGCGCATCCTGGCTGACGTGGAGAGCGGGGATTTCCGCCCCCGGACCTCCAAGCTGTGCGGGTGGTGCCACTTCCAGGAGATTTGTCCGGCCTTCGGGGGCACGCCGCCGGAGTATCCGTTGCTGCGGGGTTAG
- a CDS encoding phosphoribosyl-ATP diphosphatase: MSQQESPKTFDTLFQQLQQRAAERPEGSATVAALDSGVHFQGKKVIEEAGEVWLAAEYQSDEELAEEISQLIYWLQVVMVGRGLNPEDVYKHL; the protein is encoded by the coding sequence GTGAGCCAGCAAGAATCGCCGAAAACGTTTGACACTCTCTTCCAGCAGCTCCAGCAGCGGGCAGCGGAACGACCCGAGGGCTCGGCAACGGTGGCCGCCCTCGACTCGGGAGTGCACTTCCAGGGCAAAAAGGTCATTGAGGAGGCCGGGGAAGTGTGGTTGGCCGCCGAGTATCAATCGGACGAGGAGCTGGCCGAGGAGATTTCCCAGCTCATCTACTGGCTGCAGGTGGTCATGGTGGGCCGGGGGCTCAACCCCGAGGACGTGTACAAGCACCTGTAG
- the dop gene encoding depupylase/deamidase Dop — translation MSEYPRIYGSETEYGIVAVGEDPQISPIVTSTQAVVAYAELSGQSINRRTRWDYGHESPLRDARGFDLRRYRSDAAPVLEPNALGAANVITPSGARFYVDHAHPEYSAPETTSAYDAVVWDRAGDVVMHRAAQAAGSVEGQPSLKIYKNNVDGKGASYGAHENYLYPRQWDTEAVHAALIPHFVTRQVLIGAGRVGLGPTGAEAGFQISQRADYIETEVSLETTLNRGIINTRDEPHATADRWRRLHVIIGDANLSEFASYLKFGTTALVLAAAGKGVDFSDLTLVDPVAGVQAVSRDLSCTRPLRLYGQVEMTAIEIQREIRARVAAAGCARTADDQQVLALWGQLLADLERDPLSTADRLDWTAKLALLNGYRQRGLEWTDPRLAVVDIQYSDIDPQRSLNQALVRKGRMRTLVDPEDVARAVNCAPVDTRAHVRGAVVAAYADHVLAVNWDQIVLDCPCAGRPATVIRMPEPLSFTAAELGDVPLDGSVELPDLVAALRQIRPDAVDGVG, via the coding sequence ATGAGCGAGTATCCCCGCATCTACGGTTCGGAGACGGAGTACGGCATCGTCGCGGTGGGCGAGGACCCGCAGATCAGCCCCATTGTCACGTCCACCCAGGCGGTGGTGGCCTATGCGGAGCTTTCCGGGCAGTCCATCAACCGGCGCACCCGGTGGGACTATGGCCACGAGTCCCCGCTGCGGGATGCCCGGGGCTTCGACCTGCGGCGTTACCGCAGCGATGCGGCCCCCGTGTTGGAGCCCAACGCGCTGGGCGCGGCCAACGTGATCACCCCCTCCGGCGCGCGCTTCTATGTAGATCACGCGCACCCGGAGTACTCGGCACCGGAGACCACCTCCGCTTACGACGCGGTGGTGTGGGATAGGGCCGGGGATGTGGTGATGCACCGCGCCGCACAGGCCGCCGGGTCCGTGGAGGGCCAGCCGAGTTTGAAGATCTACAAGAACAATGTGGATGGCAAAGGGGCCTCCTATGGGGCCCACGAGAACTACCTGTACCCGCGGCAGTGGGATACGGAGGCAGTTCACGCCGCGCTCATCCCACACTTCGTCACCCGCCAGGTACTTATCGGCGCCGGCCGGGTGGGACTGGGGCCCACCGGGGCGGAGGCCGGGTTCCAAATCTCTCAGCGCGCGGACTACATCGAGACGGAAGTCTCGCTGGAAACCACGCTCAACCGCGGGATCATCAACACGCGGGATGAACCCCACGCTACGGCGGATCGGTGGCGCCGCCTGCACGTCATCATTGGGGATGCCAACCTCAGCGAATTCGCCTCCTACCTGAAGTTCGGCACAACCGCCCTGGTACTCGCCGCCGCGGGAAAAGGGGTGGACTTCTCCGATCTGACCCTGGTGGACCCGGTGGCGGGGGTTCAGGCGGTCTCCCGCGACCTGAGCTGCACCCGGCCGCTGCGGTTGTACGGGCAGGTGGAGATGACCGCGATCGAGATCCAGCGAGAGATCCGGGCGCGGGTGGCGGCCGCGGGATGCGCGCGCACCGCCGACGACCAGCAGGTCCTGGCCCTGTGGGGGCAGTTGCTGGCGGACCTGGAGCGGGATCCGCTGTCCACGGCGGACCGGTTGGATTGGACCGCCAAGTTGGCCCTGCTCAACGGGTACCGCCAACGGGGTTTGGAGTGGACGGATCCGCGGTTGGCGGTCGTGGATATCCAGTACTCCGATATCGATCCGCAGCGCAGCCTTAACCAGGCCCTCGTCCGCAAGGGGCGGATGCGCACGCTCGTGGACCCCGAGGATGTGGCCCGTGCGGTGAACTGTGCCCCGGTGGACACCCGGGCGCATGTGCGCGGCGCGGTCGTCGCCGCCTACGCCGATCATGTGCTCGCCGTGAACTGGGACCAGATCGTGCTGGATTGCCCCTGTGCGGGTCGCCCGGCGACGGTGATTCGGATGCCGGAACCGCTGAGTTTTACCGCTGCCGAGCTGGGGGACGTGCCGCTCGATGGCTCCGTCGAGCTGCCGGATCTCGTCGCCGCCCTGCGGCAGATTCGCCCGGATGCGGTGGACGGCGTCGGCTAA
- a CDS encoding undecaprenyl-diphosphate phosphatase codes for MDSSITWAQTIVLSIVQGLTEFLPVSSSGHLRIVSTLLWGKDAGASFTAVIQLGTEAAVLVYFAKDIFSIARGWLVGLFDKSRRGFDYRMGWMVIVGTLPISIIGFLAQDYIREALRNLWITAAMLIAFSFFFVAAERLGRKRRTYRELNVKDAVWMGFAQCLALIPGVSRSGGTVSAGLFRDLDREVATRFSFLLAIPAVLAAGLFSLPDAFSPAAGEAASGAQLLVGTAIAFVVGYASIAWLLRFVAHHSFAWFALWRVPLGLAVMALLAVGVLPAQ; via the coding sequence ATGGATAGCAGCATTACGTGGGCGCAGACGATCGTCCTTTCCATCGTCCAGGGGCTCACCGAGTTTCTTCCGGTGTCCTCATCCGGCCATTTGCGCATCGTGTCAACGCTGTTGTGGGGCAAGGACGCCGGGGCTTCCTTCACGGCCGTCATTCAGTTGGGCACGGAGGCCGCCGTGCTGGTGTACTTCGCCAAGGACATCTTCTCCATCGCCCGGGGCTGGCTGGTGGGGCTGTTCGATAAGTCCCGGCGGGGGTTCGACTATCGCATGGGTTGGATGGTCATCGTCGGCACTCTGCCGATCAGCATCATCGGGTTCTTGGCCCAGGACTACATCCGGGAGGCTCTGCGGAACCTGTGGATTACGGCGGCGATGCTCATAGCCTTCTCCTTCTTCTTCGTGGCCGCTGAGCGGCTTGGCCGCAAGCGCCGCACCTACCGGGAACTGAACGTGAAGGATGCGGTGTGGATGGGTTTTGCCCAGTGCTTGGCCCTCATCCCGGGCGTCTCTCGGTCCGGCGGCACCGTCTCCGCCGGGTTGTTCCGCGATCTCGATCGGGAGGTCGCCACGCGATTCTCCTTCCTGCTCGCCATTCCGGCGGTCCTGGCGGCCGGGCTCTTTTCTCTTCCGGACGCCTTTAGCCCCGCGGCTGGCGAAGCCGCCTCGGGGGCTCAACTGCTCGTCGGTACTGCCATTGCCTTCGTCGTGGGTTATGCCTCTATCGCCTGGTTGCTGCGTTTCGTGGCTCACCACTCCTTCGCGTGGTTCGCGCTGTGGCGGGTGCCGCTGGGCTTGGCCGTGATGGCGCTGCTGGCCGTGGGGGTTCTGCCCGCCCAGTAG
- the mshC gene encoding cysteine--1-D-myo-inosityl 2-amino-2-deoxy-alpha-D-glucopyranoside ligase, giving the protein MQSWPHPAISPVPVDLPALRLYDTADDAIKPVVGSSPAPSDQAEVGMYVCGITPYDSTHLGHAATYLTFDTINRYLRACGHGVHYVQNVTDVDDPLFERAERDGVDWRHLGDAQTDLFRSDMTNLSVIPPRDFIGAIESVGEAIAMVQRLLDRGAAYQVDDEYPDIYADYSFTPQFGYESRYDPATMAELFAERGGDPQRPGKRHPLDALVWRAHRPGEPRWEAPFGAGRPGWHIECSAIATNRLGASFAIQGGGVDLRFPHHEYSAAHAEAAHQVDRMASHYVHAGMIGLDGTKMSKSLGNLVFVSKLTAAGHEPAAIRLGVFSQHYRSDRDWSAAVLRDAEERLSRWRRALADSADMTAEEAKELVVRVATPLSQDLDTPGALEVLDDWARSARPGADGSGEGAEVVHAAVDALLGVRLRR; this is encoded by the coding sequence ATGCAGTCCTGGCCGCACCCCGCTATCTCACCGGTACCGGTGGACCTTCCCGCCCTCCGGCTCTACGACACGGCGGATGACGCCATCAAGCCCGTTGTCGGTTCCTCCCCAGCGCCCTCCGATCAGGCGGAGGTCGGGATGTACGTCTGCGGCATCACTCCCTACGATTCCACGCACCTCGGGCACGCGGCGACGTACCTGACGTTCGACACGATTAATCGCTACTTGCGCGCCTGCGGGCACGGGGTGCACTACGTGCAGAACGTCACGGACGTGGACGATCCGCTGTTCGAACGAGCCGAACGGGACGGCGTGGATTGGCGCCACCTCGGGGACGCGCAGACCGATCTGTTCCGGTCGGACATGACGAACCTTTCGGTAATCCCACCCCGCGATTTTATCGGCGCCATCGAGAGCGTGGGGGAGGCGATCGCCATGGTCCAACGGCTATTGGACCGGGGCGCGGCCTATCAGGTGGACGACGAATACCCGGATATCTACGCCGACTATTCCTTCACCCCGCAATTCGGCTATGAATCGCGCTACGACCCGGCCACCATGGCCGAGCTCTTCGCCGAACGGGGCGGGGATCCGCAGCGCCCCGGCAAGCGGCACCCCTTGGACGCGCTCGTGTGGCGGGCGCACCGGCCGGGGGAGCCCCGGTGGGAGGCCCCTTTCGGTGCGGGTCGCCCGGGATGGCACATCGAATGCTCCGCGATCGCCACGAACCGGCTGGGGGCCTCCTTCGCCATCCAGGGCGGGGGAGTGGACCTGCGCTTCCCCCACCACGAGTACTCCGCGGCCCATGCGGAGGCCGCCCACCAGGTGGACCGCATGGCCAGCCACTATGTGCACGCGGGCATGATCGGCCTGGATGGCACGAAGATGAGCAAGTCCTTGGGCAATCTCGTCTTCGTGTCCAAGCTCACCGCGGCCGGCCATGAACCTGCGGCGATCCGGCTCGGGGTGTTCAGCCAGCATTATCGCTCGGATCGCGACTGGTCTGCGGCGGTGCTCCGCGACGCGGAGGAGCGCCTCAGCCGTTGGCGCCGGGCACTGGCCGACAGCGCAGACATGACCGCGGAAGAGGCCAAGGAGCTCGTGGTGCGCGTGGCCACCCCCCTGTCCCAGGACTTGGATACCCCCGGGGCACTGGAGGTTCTCGACGACTGGGCGCGGTCGGCCCGCCCGGGGGCAGACGGTTCAGGCGAGGGGGCCGAGGTCGTGCACGCGGCGGTGGACGCGCTGCTGGGTGTCCGGCTACGCCGTTAA
- a CDS encoding tRNA (adenine-N1)-methyltransferase: MAYSGPFQAGDRVQLTDAKRRHFTITLLEGESFFTHKGEIRHSDIIGQDEGTVVRSSAGGEYLCFRHLLVDHVLSMPRGAAVIYPKDAAQILIEGDIFPGATVLEAGAGSGALSSWLLRAVGERGRVISYEVREDHIDYARDNVATIMGGHPANWDLRLGDFRSVRRGDTGEVDRVILDMLEPWEMLETVRDVLIPGGVFMTYVATVPQLMKVMEGIREQGCFTEPRAWESLVREWKVEGLATRPEHRMNAHTAFLVWTRRLADGVVAPRPQRRARK; encoded by the coding sequence ATGGCTTATTCCGGACCGTTTCAGGCGGGGGATCGCGTGCAATTGACGGACGCGAAGCGCCGCCACTTCACCATCACGCTGCTGGAGGGGGAGAGCTTCTTCACCCACAAAGGGGAGATCCGCCACTCGGACATCATCGGGCAGGACGAGGGCACGGTCGTGCGCAGTTCCGCCGGGGGAGAGTACCTGTGCTTCCGGCACCTGCTGGTGGATCACGTTTTGTCCATGCCACGCGGGGCTGCGGTGATCTACCCGAAGGACGCCGCGCAGATCCTCATCGAGGGGGACATCTTCCCCGGGGCCACGGTGCTGGAAGCCGGTGCGGGCAGCGGGGCCCTCTCTAGCTGGCTGCTGCGCGCGGTGGGCGAGCGCGGCCGGGTGATCAGCTACGAGGTGCGCGAGGACCACATCGATTACGCCCGGGATAACGTGGCCACCATCATGGGCGGGCACCCGGCGAACTGGGATTTGCGGCTGGGGGATTTTCGCAGCGTGCGGCGGGGGGACACGGGTGAGGTGGACCGGGTGATCCTGGACATGCTGGAGCCCTGGGAGATGCTGGAGACCGTCCGGGATGTGCTGATCCCCGGCGGGGTTTTCATGACCTACGTTGCGACCGTCCCGCAGTTGATGAAGGTCATGGAGGGCATTAGGGAGCAAGGCTGCTTCACCGAGCCGCGGGCCTGGGAGTCCCTGGTGCGGGAGTGGAAGGTCGAGGGGTTGGCCACCCGTCCGGAGCACCGGATGAATGCCCACACCGCCTTCCTCGTGTGGACCCGCCGCCTCGCCGATGGCGTTGTCGCACCCCGCCCGCAGCGTCGTGCGCGCAAGTAA
- the arc gene encoding proteasome ATPase, with product MTSPGSTSTDSSGPQSLRELQQANRTLGARNAKLVDLLSASRQKLDELNQRLQALSEPPSTYGTLLAVNPKGWTAEVFTAGRRMRLAVSPLVDRAALHPGSTVRLGEGQQVVEVTGVEDSGDVAAVIETLGERLIVADKLGEETVVRAAGDLRQAVLAREITAGDSVIVDRRSGWAFEAIARSEVTSLVLEEVPDVSYADIGGLERQIEQIRDAVELPFLHPEVYRAYGLRPPKGVLLYGPPGNGKTLIAKAVANSLAQKMGSGDDSSAESYFLNVKGPELLNKFVGETERQIRQIFERARRIASSGKPVIVFFDEMEAIFRTRGTGVSSDIESTVVPQLLSEIDGVEGLENVIVIGASNREELIDPAILRPGRLDVKIRVERPDREAALDILAKHLTDDIPLADSAESLRARIVDDLFADDATHRYVTLHFVDGSTQDLYWSDFVSGAMLNNIVDRAKTLAIKDSLRDANSPTGGGISAEHVDAAVAAEVRDNEDLPDTTNPAEWARVSGHSGRRVVDISVVQR from the coding sequence ATGACTTCTCCAGGTTCTACCTCCACCGATTCCTCCGGCCCGCAATCCCTGCGGGAGTTGCAGCAGGCCAACCGTACCTTGGGGGCCCGCAATGCCAAGCTGGTGGATTTGCTCTCCGCCTCGCGGCAGAAGTTGGACGAGCTGAACCAGCGCCTGCAGGCCCTATCCGAACCGCCAAGCACCTATGGCACGTTGTTGGCGGTCAACCCGAAGGGCTGGACCGCGGAGGTGTTCACCGCCGGTCGGCGGATGCGCCTGGCCGTTTCCCCCTTGGTGGATCGGGCTGCGCTGCACCCGGGGAGCACGGTGCGACTGGGGGAGGGGCAGCAGGTGGTGGAGGTCACCGGCGTGGAGGATAGCGGGGACGTGGCTGCGGTCATCGAGACGCTGGGGGAGCGGCTCATCGTTGCGGACAAGCTGGGGGAGGAGACGGTGGTGCGCGCCGCCGGGGATTTGCGGCAGGCGGTTTTGGCCCGGGAGATTACTGCGGGGGATTCGGTGATCGTGGACCGGCGCAGCGGTTGGGCTTTCGAGGCCATTGCCCGCTCGGAGGTCACCAGCTTGGTGCTGGAGGAGGTGCCGGATGTCAGCTATGCCGACATTGGCGGCCTGGAGCGGCAGATTGAGCAAATCCGGGATGCGGTGGAGCTGCCCTTCCTCCACCCGGAGGTGTACCGGGCCTACGGGCTGCGGCCCCCGAAGGGAGTTTTGCTCTATGGTCCCCCGGGTAATGGCAAGACCCTCATTGCCAAGGCGGTGGCCAATTCCTTGGCGCAGAAGATGGGTTCGGGCGATGATTCTTCCGCCGAGTCCTACTTCCTCAACGTCAAGGGCCCGGAGCTGTTGAATAAGTTTGTCGGCGAGACCGAGCGGCAAATCCGACAGATCTTCGAGCGAGCCCGGCGCATAGCGAGCTCCGGAAAACCGGTGATTGTCTTCTTCGACGAAATGGAGGCCATCTTCCGCACCCGGGGCACGGGGGTGTCCAGCGATATCGAATCCACAGTGGTGCCCCAGTTGCTGTCGGAGATCGACGGCGTGGAGGGGTTGGAGAACGTCATCGTTATTGGCGCCTCCAACCGGGAGGAGCTCATCGATCCCGCCATTCTGCGCCCCGGTCGGCTGGATGTGAAGATCCGGGTGGAACGCCCCGACCGCGAGGCTGCACTGGATATTCTCGCCAAACACCTCACGGACGATATCCCCCTCGCCGATTCGGCGGAATCCTTGCGCGCCCGGATTGTCGATGATCTTTTTGCGGACGACGCCACCCACCGCTATGTCACCCTGCACTTTGTGGATGGGAGCACCCAAGATCTCTATTGGTCCGACTTTGTGTCCGGCGCAATGTTGAACAACATCGTGGACCGCGCCAAAACATTGGCCATCAAAGATTCTCTGCGGGATGCGAATTCCCCGACCGGTGGCGGGATCAGCGCGGAGCACGTGGATGCCGCGGTCGCGGCGGAGGTGCGGGATAACGAGGACCTGCCGGATACGACGAACCCGGCGGAGTGGGCCCGCGTCTCCGGGCACTCCGGCCGGCGCGTGGTGGACATCTCGGTGGTGCAGCGATGA
- a CDS encoding YoaK family protein: MYDYRLGERYLAAAFAFVAGFVDSIGFLYLGGVFVSFMSGNTTRSATALVESNWGLATLAGSCILLFLLGVMNGALTQRLATRRWGLYRAREAVLLNVTLMFLISSALVLLEWERAAMLVISIGVGTMNSIFERKGEVAIPLTYMTGTLVKMGQRFVEAFFDGKHIVWILHLALWVSLSAGSIVGALIFHRLQLEAVFIVTGLVFLATVVTIAVRSYRRHHGLPL, translated from the coding sequence GTGTATGACTATCGCCTCGGGGAGCGCTACCTCGCCGCCGCCTTCGCCTTCGTGGCGGGGTTCGTCGATTCGATCGGATTCCTATACCTCGGGGGCGTTTTCGTCTCCTTCATGTCCGGCAACACCACGCGCTCGGCGACCGCCCTCGTCGAATCCAACTGGGGGCTGGCGACCCTGGCGGGGTCCTGTATCTTGCTCTTCCTCCTGGGGGTGATGAACGGGGCGTTGACTCAGCGCCTCGCCACCAGGCGCTGGGGGCTGTACCGGGCGCGGGAGGCCGTGCTGCTCAATGTCACGCTCATGTTCCTCATCAGCAGCGCGCTGGTGCTGCTGGAGTGGGAACGCGCGGCCATGCTGGTCATCTCCATCGGGGTGGGGACAATGAACAGCATCTTCGAGCGCAAGGGGGAGGTCGCGATCCCGCTGACGTATATGACGGGGACCCTGGTAAAGATGGGCCAGCGGTTCGTGGAGGCCTTCTTCGACGGCAAGCACATCGTGTGGATTCTGCACCTTGCCCTGTGGGTCTCCCTGTCGGCGGGATCCATCGTGGGGGCGTTGATCTTCCACCGGCTGCAGCTAGAGGCCGTGTTTATCGTTACGGGGTTGGTCTTCCTGGCTACGGTGGTCACTATCGCGGTTCGTTCTTATCGACGCCACCACGGTCTGCCGCTCTAA